A region from the Cellvibrio sp. PSBB006 genome encodes:
- a CDS encoding sodium:solute symporter, translating to MIQFSPLDWYVLTGFFILLLGIVIWSLRQKEENTTDYFLAGRNAGWLVIGSSIFASNIGSEHLVGLSGAGMQSGMAMAHWELQSWIIILLGWIFAPFYWSSKIYTMPEFLERRYSTSSRTFLSIISLISYVLTKVSVTVYAGGVVLKTVLGIDSMFGIDFFWVAALGLVLVTGIYTVLGGMKAILWTSVIQTPVLILGSLVILYVGLDMVGGMAELERINGEQMHLIRPASDPNFPWPGVIFGSIIIGFWYWCTDQYIVQRVLSAKGIQAARRGTIFAGYLKLLPVFIFLFPGMIAFALNAQGKIQVDSADQAFAVLVTELLPAGIKGIVIAGLLAALMSSLASLFNSSATLFTIDFYKKYKPAASEAKLLQVGRIATLVVVVLGIVWIPVMQMVSGVLYEYLQLVQALIAPGIAAVFLLGVFSKRITPTAGFVGLVAGFVLGMARLVLTIFKDQLSPDGLLHSLVAMNWLYYCSALFIVIVAIVILTSMFTTRASDEQLAGLTYSSISAEQRADIRAGIDKWDIIHTVIILGITAAIYIRFW from the coding sequence ATGATCCAATTCAGCCCCCTGGACTGGTACGTCCTCACCGGTTTTTTCATCCTCCTCCTCGGTATCGTCATCTGGTCTCTGCGACAAAAGGAAGAGAACACCACCGATTATTTTCTTGCCGGGCGAAATGCCGGTTGGCTGGTGATCGGTTCATCGATCTTCGCCTCCAATATCGGTTCTGAACATTTGGTTGGTTTATCCGGTGCGGGCATGCAGTCAGGCATGGCGATGGCACATTGGGAATTGCAGTCGTGGATTATTATCTTACTCGGCTGGATTTTTGCGCCGTTTTACTGGAGCAGCAAAATATACACAATGCCGGAATTTCTGGAGCGACGCTATTCCACAAGCTCGCGCACGTTTTTGTCGATAATTTCATTAATCAGCTATGTGTTAACCAAGGTGTCCGTCACCGTGTATGCCGGTGGTGTGGTGCTAAAAACTGTGCTGGGTATCGACAGCATGTTCGGCATTGATTTTTTCTGGGTCGCTGCGTTGGGATTAGTATTAGTCACAGGCATTTACACCGTGCTCGGCGGTATGAAAGCTATCCTGTGGACATCGGTCATTCAAACCCCGGTATTAATTCTGGGTTCGCTGGTGATTCTGTATGTCGGCCTCGACATGGTGGGCGGTATGGCAGAACTGGAGCGAATCAATGGTGAACAGATGCATTTGATTCGCCCGGCGAGCGATCCGAATTTTCCCTGGCCCGGCGTGATCTTCGGTTCCATTATTATTGGCTTCTGGTATTGGTGTACCGATCAATACATCGTGCAGCGGGTGCTATCGGCCAAAGGTATTCAGGCCGCGCGACGCGGGACCATATTTGCAGGTTATTTAAAATTGTTGCCGGTGTTTATCTTTTTGTTTCCCGGCATGATCGCGTTTGCGTTGAACGCGCAGGGAAAAATTCAGGTTGATAGCGCCGATCAGGCATTCGCGGTGCTGGTAACTGAATTATTACCGGCGGGTATTAAAGGCATTGTCATCGCCGGATTGCTTGCGGCGCTGATGAGCTCTCTTGCATCGCTGTTTAATTCCTCAGCGACTTTATTCACCATCGACTTCTACAAAAAATATAAACCCGCCGCCAGCGAAGCAAAATTGTTGCAGGTGGGCCGCATTGCCACCCTTGTTGTCGTGGTGCTCGGTATTGTGTGGATACCCGTGATGCAAATGGTGTCCGGTGTTCTCTATGAATATTTGCAGCTGGTGCAGGCGTTGATTGCGCCGGGCATTGCGGCGGTATTTTTGCTGGGCGTGTTTTCCAAACGCATTACGCCCACTGCGGGTTTTGTCGGGTTGGTGGCCGGGTTTGTGCTTGGCATGGCGCGGCTGGTTTTAACGATATTTAAGGATCAACTCAGTCCCGATGGACTGCTCCACAGTCTGGTGGCGATGAACTGGTTGTATTACTGCTCCGCCCTGTTTATCGTGATTGTGGCGATTGTGATACTTACCAGTATGTTCACGACACGTGCCAGCGATGAACAATTGGCAGGGCTCACCTACTCGTCCATTAGCGCAGAACAACGCGCAGACATTCGGGCTGGCATCGACAAGTGGGACATTATCCACACCGTCATCATCCTCGGTATTACCGCCGCTATCTATATCCGTTTCTGGTAA
- a CDS encoding methyl-accepting chemotaxis protein has translation MNNLSLKWKILLSVTLTCVAAVIVTTVVTVRSGLATTEETIVNDTRTLAQVLGESSIGAMTFDDSVTVTASLGALRVSPRVLSAVIYSGNKPFAWYAKGSDAKELPAGMSSTPGAVEVIYQDNVVVITEAIESEGSRIGTITLRVDMSEVDQIVTEALSYALLVIVIISVIAASLAYAVQLSIVKPVNNVVRALRDISEGEGDLTRRLPVTGTDEISELAQCFNTFVERLHTIIASVSETAQEVSGNAAVLSSLSRENEREIKTQQSEIQQIVVAVKEMASVVQNVTVSVTETADKSMQADGAASSGKTIVTNTMGQIKNLSEEIKTAAEVIDRLRKETVSIGSVLDVIRGVAEQTNLLALNAAIEAARAGEQGRGFAVVADEVRTLASRTQSSTTEIREMIERLQSGSHEAVEMMSAGTAQANSSVQQASEASSSLEHITEIVSVIRDRTNQIAAASEQQSAATRQIEHNIDRISSVATNTAESSVRITSNTEHLADMAARMAELVGRFKI, from the coding sequence GTGAATAACTTATCGCTCAAGTGGAAGATCTTATTAAGCGTGACGCTCACCTGCGTGGCAGCGGTGATCGTGACCACGGTGGTGACGGTTCGGTCCGGTCTGGCCACAACAGAAGAAACGATTGTCAATGATACCCGCACCCTTGCGCAGGTACTGGGTGAGTCCAGCATCGGTGCTATGACCTTCGATGACAGCGTGACGGTAACGGCGTCTTTGGGAGCCCTGCGGGTTAGCCCGCGCGTGTTGAGCGCCGTGATTTACAGCGGCAACAAGCCCTTTGCCTGGTATGCAAAAGGTTCAGACGCAAAAGAATTGCCTGCCGGTATGTCGTCAACGCCCGGTGCTGTTGAAGTGATCTACCAGGACAATGTGGTGGTGATTACCGAAGCGATAGAATCAGAGGGCTCACGTATCGGCACCATTACCTTGCGCGTGGATATGTCCGAGGTTGACCAGATCGTTACCGAAGCGCTGAGTTATGCGTTGCTGGTGATTGTAATCATCAGCGTTATTGCGGCATCACTCGCTTACGCCGTGCAATTGAGTATCGTTAAACCGGTTAATAATGTTGTGCGCGCGCTGCGCGATATTTCCGAAGGCGAGGGTGACTTGACCCGTCGTTTGCCGGTGACCGGTACTGACGAAATTTCTGAATTGGCGCAGTGCTTTAATACCTTTGTTGAACGCCTGCATACCATCATTGCCAGTGTGTCCGAAACGGCGCAGGAAGTGAGTGGCAACGCGGCGGTACTCTCCAGCCTTTCACGCGAAAACGAACGCGAAATCAAAACCCAGCAATCAGAAATACAGCAGATTGTTGTGGCGGTAAAAGAAATGGCCAGTGTGGTGCAAAACGTGACGGTCAGCGTGACTGAAACGGCCGACAAATCCATGCAGGCCGACGGTGCCGCGTCATCGGGTAAAACCATCGTGACCAACACTATGGGCCAGATTAAAAACCTGTCGGAAGAAATTAAAACCGCTGCCGAAGTGATCGATCGTCTGCGCAAGGAAACCGTCAGTATCGGTTCTGTGCTGGATGTAATTCGCGGTGTTGCCGAACAAACCAATTTACTCGCATTGAACGCGGCTATTGAAGCGGCGCGTGCCGGCGAACAAGGTCGCGGTTTTGCGGTAGTGGCGGACGAAGTACGCACCCTGGCATCGCGCACGCAAAGTTCTACCACGGAAATCCGCGAGATGATTGAGCGCTTGCAGTCCGGTTCCCACGAAGCGGTGGAGATGATGTCTGCCGGTACTGCACAAGCGAACTCCTCGGTGCAGCAAGCCAGTGAAGCCAGCAGTTCACTGGAGCATATTACCGAGATTGTCAGTGTCATTCGTGACCGGACTAACCAGATTGCCGCTGCGTCTGAGCAGCAAAGTGCTGCCACGCGGCAAATAGAACACAATATAGATCGGATCTCTTCCGTTGCGACCAACACTGCCGAGAGTTCAGTGAGGATTACCTCCAATACTGAACACCTGGCGGATATGGCAGCGCGGATGGCCGAGCTTGTGGGTCGTTTCAAAATCTAG
- a CDS encoding family 43 glycosylhydrolase, with the protein MSQVLKPLIEQRADPFIYKHTDGFYYFTASVPAYDRIELRRAKTIAELATAKTVDAWHKPDTGPYSELVWAPEIHFNKDPQSGESAWYVYFAAAPSREIKHNLFQHRMYAIRNTSANPLEGDWEFMGQVDSGIDTFCLDATTFTHNGVLYYLWAQKDNAIEGNSNLYIAPMKTPWQLAAAPVMLTKPEFDWEIRGFWVNEGPSVVKHGGRIFISYSASATDENYAMGLLWADENADLLDPASWHKSPEPVLKTCYEHGIYGPGHNSFTLGEDGQTVMLVYHARTYTEIEGDPLWNPDRHTFVKPLRWDADGMPVFGRPSVIES; encoded by the coding sequence GTGAGCCAGGTATTAAAACCGCTGATCGAACAGCGCGCCGATCCTTTTATCTACAAACACACCGACGGTTTTTATTATTTCACCGCATCAGTGCCCGCCTATGACCGTATCGAATTGCGCCGGGCAAAAACGATTGCTGAGCTGGCCACAGCTAAAACAGTGGATGCCTGGCATAAGCCGGATACCGGTCCCTACAGCGAACTGGTCTGGGCGCCGGAGATTCACTTTAATAAAGACCCGCAATCCGGCGAGTCTGCCTGGTATGTTTATTTTGCGGCAGCGCCGAGCCGGGAAATCAAACACAACCTCTTCCAGCATCGCATGTACGCCATCCGCAACACATCTGCCAATCCATTGGAAGGTGACTGGGAATTTATGGGGCAAGTGGACAGCGGCATCGACACCTTTTGTCTGGACGCGACCACCTTTACCCACAACGGCGTGCTCTACTATTTATGGGCGCAAAAAGATAACGCCATTGAAGGTAATTCCAACCTGTATATCGCGCCGATGAAAACGCCCTGGCAATTAGCGGCGGCGCCAGTGATGCTGACCAAGCCAGAGTTCGATTGGGAGATTCGCGGCTTCTGGGTGAATGAGGGGCCATCGGTGGTTAAACACGGTGGTCGTATCTTTATCAGTTACTCCGCCAGCGCTACGGATGAGAACTATGCGATGGGCTTGTTATGGGCGGATGAAAATGCCGACCTGCTGGACCCGGCCAGCTGGCACAAGTCGCCGGAGCCGGTGCTGAAGACCTGCTACGAGCACGGTATCTATGGTCCCGGTCACAACAGCTTTACTTTGGGTGAAGACGGCCAAACGGTGATGCTGGTGTATCACGCGCGCACCTATACCGAAATCGAGGGTGATCCTTTGTGGAATCCGGATCGTCATACCTTTGTAAAACCCCTCCGCTGGGATGCTGATGGCATGCCGGTATTCGGTCGTCCCTCAGTCATTGAAAGCTAG
- a CDS encoding MFS transporter has translation MQTQKLSITEKVGFGAGDMAVNVMIAAMFYFMQYFYTDIFGLKPAHVGTLFLAARLIDALSDPLMGLITDKYKSRLGRFRPYFLYLSIPYGFAVFLLFTTPDLSYNAKLVWAYVTYLFATLMFTGVAIPYISYIGVLTSDPQERLSANGYRMFFAKIANVIIVASVPPLAVMWGGDNPAKGYQLAMGFMSFVGVFLLLFCFFTTRERVEHIVDKKPLGEQFKLLMKNDQWLVLCACCVLGTLGYALRGSVAFYYAIYYLGGDESLAASFTSAGIAASIVSMVASTWITKRYCKVNLFRWSQLVVALLSVVMFFAVSPGDVVLAFALYIVLSFVVDLHAPIFWSAIAEAVDYGEVKNGKRVSGLAFGGISFCQKAGAGLAGFLTGLLLTYFGYQAGETQTEFALTGIALMLTVIAGGFHALMGLVMFKYRITDNYYHQMLAQKPPLEKSGDDASTAVARGESAPI, from the coding sequence ATGCAAACACAAAAATTATCGATCACCGAGAAAGTCGGTTTTGGTGCGGGTGACATGGCGGTTAACGTCATGATCGCAGCCATGTTTTATTTTATGCAGTATTTTTATACGGATATCTTTGGATTAAAGCCGGCACACGTCGGCACGCTGTTTCTGGCGGCGCGGTTAATTGATGCGCTCAGCGATCCGCTGATGGGATTGATCACCGACAAATATAAATCGCGCCTCGGCCGCTTCCGCCCCTACTTTTTGTATCTCTCCATTCCTTACGGCTTCGCTGTTTTCCTGTTGTTCACCACACCGGATTTATCCTATAACGCGAAACTGGTCTGGGCTTATGTGACGTATCTGTTTGCTACCCTGATGTTTACTGGCGTGGCTATTCCTTATATTTCTTATATTGGCGTGCTGACATCTGATCCGCAGGAACGTTTGTCAGCCAACGGTTACCGGATGTTTTTTGCCAAGATCGCCAATGTCATTATTGTTGCATCAGTACCACCCTTGGCGGTGATGTGGGGTGGTGATAATCCTGCAAAAGGTTACCAACTCGCGATGGGTTTTATGTCGTTTGTCGGTGTGTTTTTATTGCTGTTCTGTTTCTTTACTACCCGCGAGCGCGTTGAACACATTGTTGATAAAAAACCGCTGGGCGAGCAATTTAAATTGCTTATGAAAAATGACCAGTGGTTGGTGCTTTGTGCGTGCTGTGTATTGGGTACCTTGGGTTATGCATTACGTGGCAGCGTCGCGTTTTACTATGCCATTTATTATCTCGGTGGTGATGAATCCCTCGCGGCAAGTTTTACCAGCGCGGGCATCGCTGCGTCGATCGTGTCGATGGTGGCATCAACCTGGATCACTAAACGTTATTGCAAAGTGAATTTGTTTCGCTGGTCCCAATTGGTGGTTGCGCTTCTGAGTGTAGTGATGTTTTTTGCCGTGTCCCCTGGCGATGTGGTGCTTGCGTTCGCGCTGTATATCGTCTTGTCGTTTGTGGTGGATCTGCACGCGCCGATTTTTTGGTCCGCTATTGCAGAAGCGGTAGATTACGGTGAAGTAAAAAATGGCAAGCGGGTTTCCGGCCTGGCATTTGGCGGCATTTCATTTTGCCAGAAAGCCGGTGCTGGCCTCGCGGGCTTTTTAACGGGCTTGCTGCTGACCTATTTCGGTTATCAAGCCGGCGAAACCCAAACAGAATTTGCCTTGACCGGTATTGCTCTGATGCTGACGGTAATTGCAGGTGGCTTTCATGCATTGATGGGCCTGGTGATGTTCAAGTACCGTATTACTGACAATTATTACCATCAGATGCTTGCACAAAAACCACCGCTGGAAAAATCCGGTGACGATGCCAGCACCGCCGTAGCACGTGGCGAATCGGCACCGATTTAA
- a CDS encoding beta-phosphoglucomutase family hydrolase, which produces MYDHFDALIFDMDGTLVDSGQLHEVAWTETLNRFAIPIDRPYMRSLAGVPTKGTLELLIEKFNCEVSATTIEMNEFKEAFVREHMHKYVKPTALLDIVKKYHGKKPMAVGTGAYTAEAETILRLCGLDQYIDAVVGADQVGNPKPAPDTFLRCAELLNANPARCVVFEDAQMGLLAARNAGMEAIDVLAVLQIENDYFL; this is translated from the coding sequence ATGTACGACCACTTTGACGCACTGATTTTCGACATGGACGGCACCCTGGTAGATAGCGGGCAGTTACACGAAGTCGCCTGGACCGAAACCCTCAACCGTTTCGCCATCCCCATCGACCGCCCCTACATGCGCTCACTCGCCGGCGTTCCCACCAAAGGCACGCTGGAATTGTTGATTGAAAAATTCAACTGTGAGGTCAGCGCTACCACGATTGAGATGAATGAATTTAAAGAAGCCTTTGTGCGCGAACACATGCACAAATATGTAAAGCCCACCGCGTTGCTAGACATCGTAAAAAAATACCACGGAAAAAAACCGATGGCGGTGGGGACTGGAGCTTACACGGCAGAAGCTGAAACAATTTTGCGCTTGTGTGGCCTCGATCAGTATATCGATGCTGTGGTTGGTGCGGATCAGGTCGGTAACCCGAAGCCAGCGCCCGATACCTTCTTGCGCTGTGCCGAATTACTGAATGCAAATCCTGCGCGTTGCGTGGTGTTTGAAGATGCACAGATGGGGTTGCTGGCGGCGCGTAACGCCGGTATGGAAGCCATTGATGTATTGGCGGTTTTGCAAATAGAAAATGATTATTTCCTATAG
- the araA gene encoding L-arabinose isomerase, producing the protein MKIFGNKEVWLVTGSQHLYGPGVLKQVAENSQKIAESLTASDKISIKIVAQDTVKSPGEILSVCQRANSDENCVGLILWMHTFSPAKMWISGLKALNKPYMHLHTQFNAELPFADINMHFMNLNQSAHGDREFGHVSTRLRQDRKVVVGHWSTDSVQKQIDSWCRVAMGWNESHNLKVARFGDNMRQVAVTDGDKVSAQIQFGYEVHAYGLGDLQNVVDAVTDEEVAKQIDVYRAEYDVSPAVFDDEHQFQMLKNEARLELGMLKFLTEGGFGAFTNCFENLTGLTNLPGLATQRLMAAGFGYGGEGDWKTAAMVRIAKVMSKGRAGGSSFMEDYTYHFGAPDQVLGAHMLEVCPSIAAEKPKLEVHLHTIGCRNDIARLIFTGKPGPALCISVIDLGTRFRMIINEVDTVNPPQELPNLPVAKALWEPRPNLEVAAASWIHAGGAHHSAYTQGITADEAVDLAEMAGIEAIVIGADTTVRNLKTELRHNAAFYHLSQGV; encoded by the coding sequence ATGAAGATTTTCGGCAATAAAGAAGTGTGGCTGGTCACCGGTTCCCAACACCTGTACGGCCCTGGCGTCTTGAAGCAAGTGGCAGAAAACAGTCAAAAAATTGCCGAGTCGCTGACGGCCTCGGACAAGATTTCAATCAAGATCGTCGCGCAGGACACGGTGAAATCTCCCGGCGAAATCCTGTCAGTTTGCCAACGCGCGAATAGCGATGAAAATTGCGTGGGTCTGATCCTGTGGATGCACACCTTTTCTCCAGCGAAGATGTGGATCTCCGGTCTGAAAGCGCTCAACAAACCTTACATGCATTTACACACGCAGTTTAATGCGGAGCTGCCGTTTGCTGATATCAACATGCATTTTATGAACCTGAATCAGAGCGCCCACGGCGACCGCGAATTTGGTCACGTCAGCACGCGGCTGCGTCAGGATCGCAAAGTAGTAGTGGGCCACTGGTCAACCGATTCTGTGCAAAAACAAATCGACAGCTGGTGCCGCGTCGCTATGGGTTGGAACGAAAGTCACAACCTGAAAGTCGCGCGCTTCGGCGACAACATGCGGCAAGTGGCTGTGACCGACGGCGATAAAGTCTCCGCACAAATTCAATTCGGTTACGAAGTTCACGCTTATGGTTTGGGCGATCTGCAAAACGTTGTGGATGCCGTAACCGATGAAGAAGTAGCTAAACAAATCGACGTCTATCGCGCAGAGTACGATGTATCTCCTGCTGTATTTGATGATGAACATCAATTCCAGATGCTGAAAAATGAAGCTCGCCTGGAGTTGGGTATGCTGAAATTTTTAACCGAAGGCGGCTTCGGTGCATTCACCAACTGCTTTGAAAATTTAACCGGCTTGACCAACTTGCCCGGCCTGGCAACCCAGCGTTTGATGGCCGCCGGTTTTGGTTACGGTGGTGAAGGCGACTGGAAAACCGCCGCTATGGTACGCATCGCCAAAGTGATGTCCAAAGGTCGCGCAGGTGGTTCTTCGTTTATGGAAGATTACACCTATCACTTCGGCGCACCGGATCAGGTGTTGGGCGCGCATATGCTGGAAGTGTGTCCGTCTATCGCCGCCGAAAAACCGAAACTGGAAGTGCACCTGCACACCATCGGTTGCCGCAACGACATCGCACGTTTGATCTTTACCGGCAAACCCGGCCCGGCGTTGTGTATTTCTGTCATTGATCTGGGTACGCGTTTCCGCATGATTATCAACGAAGTGGATACCGTGAACCCGCCACAAGAATTACCAAATCTGCCAGTGGCAAAAGCCCTGTGGGAACCGCGCCCGAATCTTGAAGTTGCAGCAGCTTCCTGGATTCACGCTGGCGGTGCGCATCACAGTGCTTACACTCAGGGTATTACGGCGGATGAAGCGGTTGATCTGGCGGAGATGGCGGGTATCGAAGCGATTGTGATTGGTGCGGATACCACCGTGCGTAATTTGAAAACCGAATTGCGTCATAACGCGGCGTTTTATCATTTGAGTCAGGGTGTTTGA
- a CDS encoding L-ribulose-5-phosphate 4-epimerase, producing MSYRELKRAAYEANMELQRRNLVVYTWGNVSEIDRDKGVIAIKPSGVAYEKLTADDMVIVDLDNNIVEGNLRPSSDTKTHTHLYRHFETIGGVTHTHSTYATAWAQTQQGIPCYGTTHADYAYGEIPCTAVMTDEQITRDYEEETGVQITDCFKERSPVEVPMVIVAGHAPFTWGKSAAEAVYHAVILEEIARMAYLTKTLDQQVAPLKQGIVDKHYLRKHGKNAYYGQSK from the coding sequence CCGTAACCTGGTGGTTTATACCTGGGGCAATGTATCAGAGATTGATCGCGATAAAGGTGTGATCGCCATCAAGCCCAGCGGCGTGGCTTACGAGAAATTAACCGCCGATGACATGGTCATTGTCGATCTGGACAACAACATCGTTGAAGGCAATTTGCGCCCGTCTTCCGATACCAAAACCCACACGCATTTGTATCGCCATTTTGAAACCATTGGGGGTGTTACGCATACCCACTCAACCTATGCCACCGCCTGGGCGCAAACCCAACAAGGTATTCCCTGTTATGGCACCACACATGCTGATTATGCCTACGGAGAAATTCCATGCACGGCCGTGATGACTGATGAGCAAATCACGCGCGATTACGAAGAAGAAACCGGTGTGCAGATTACCGATTGTTTTAAAGAACGCAGCCCGGTGGAAGTGCCGATGGTGATTGTCGCGGGACACGCACCATTTACCTGGGGCAAGAGTGCGGCAGAAGCGGTTTACCACGCGGTGATTCTGGAAGAGATTGCGCGCATGGCCTATCTCACCAAAACCCTGGATCAACAGGTCGCGCCGTTAAAGCAGGGCATCGTGGACAAACATTATCTGCGTAAGCATGGCAAGAATGCTTACTACGGCCAATCGAAATAA